The DNA segment GCCGCGCGCGTCGAACGAGAGGCGGAGCGCCCCCGCGTTGAGCGTCACGACTGCCGGCCCAGGGGCGGATGGCGACTGGGCGGGTGCGGACTGGAGGGCAGCGACCGCGAGGGCAGCTGCGACGACGAAGCGACGGAGGTGGGTCACGCGGAAGAAGATCGGAGCAGGTCGGCGTGTGCGCGAGAGCCAGCTTCCGTTCGATCCCACCATCCGGGTGCTCGTCGATATCGATCGACGACTTCCGAAGGGGGAGGAGCGGGAGAAATCACCCGATGAGCTGATACCATCATCCTCGCGCGCCCGCACCATCCGGGTGCTCGGCTTGCAGCTGGAGTCACGGCGTGAGCGGCACCGCCTTCCTCGCCGACGAGACCTCGCCCGCCATGAAGTAGCCTAACGCGCGCCGAGCCGGGTGCGTCAGGTTGGCGACGTTGCCGCGCACGCTCGCCGTCGAGACGGCGAACGGTGAGCCGTCGTTGGTGACCTGGTCGGTGAGCGCGACGTAGTACCGATAGCCTTCCTCACTCAGCGAGATCTGGCGCACCTCGACGCGGTCGCCGGGCTTGACGACCATCCCGCCATAGGGCTGGAACTGCGTCACGGACTTCCCGTCCACCAGGTCGTCGTTGGCGAACATGCGCGCCTTGAAGGTGCTGTCGGCCGAGATGAGGCGCACGCCGTTCACGAGCTGGTCCCAGACGTAGTAGTTGCGCTCCCCGCCCGGATCGCGCGTGTCGATCGTTGCCCGCAGCCCGTCACGCGGGCCGATGACGTTGTTGCGCTCCATGAAGTACATCGAGTCGATCGGCGCGACCGAGGTGAGGAGATCGCTCCCTTCGTACTGCTCTCCCTGCCAGGTGACGTGCAGTGTGTACCGGTGCCCGACTTCCGCGGCGAACGGCGGCGACACGTGGAGCGACGCGTCGTTCGGCGACGGCGCGAAGGAAAGCGAGTGTCCCGCCTCGTCGGTGACGCGCACGGTGGCCCCCGTCGCGGCCGGTGCGGCCGTGTTGCTGAAGTAGCGGTCGGTGGTCGTCACGCGGATCTGCTGGGGAATGGCTCCCTCCCCGATGATGCGCTCCATGCGTCCCTCGACCACGAGGAGTCGCTCCCCGGTGGCCAGGTCGACATCGACCACGCGCTCGCAGCCGCCGGCGAACGCAAGCAACGGGAGCACGAGCAGCGTCGTGAGGCGCGCGCGCTTGGTGATGGACATCTCGCTCGCTCCCTAGAAGTGACGCGTGTAGGAAATGCTCGGGACGATCCCGAACACCGACAGCTGCACCGCCTCGGAGGCGAGCGGGTTGTCCTTGGTCTGGCGGAACGACATCGACTGCGCGTTGAAGCGGTTGTAGGCGTTGAAGACTCCCAGCTGCAACTCGCCGCGTCGCATCTTGCGCGTGAAGGCAAGGTCCAGCCGGTGATAGGCCGGGAGGCGCGCGGCGTTGCGTGGTCCGTACTCGGCCAGGATCAACCCATCGACCACGTAGCGCGACTCGGGGAACGTGGCGGGGAGCCCGCTGGCGAGGGTGAAGGTCGTCCCCATCGTCCAATTGCGGCTGAGCGGACGCATGGCGACCACTGAAAGGTCGTGCGTCTTGTCGTACGGCGACACGTACCACTCGCCGTTGTTGATTCCCGGCGCGCTGGTCGTCGCCGAGGCGGCGCCCGAGCCGAAGCGCTGCTCCGAGCGGCTGAGCGTGTAGCTCACCCACCCGGTCGTCTTCCCCACCTGCCGGCGTGCGAACAGCTCGAGCCCCCAGGCCCGCCCGCGTCCCTGCAGGATCAGCGTCTCCAGCTTCTCGTTGAGGATGACGTCTGCTCCGTCGACGAAGTCGACAACGTCGCGCGAACGCTTCACGAAGACCTCCGCCGAAAGGTCCCACGCCTGACCGGGGGTGATGCGCTGCATCCCGAGCGCCACCTGGTCGGCGCGCTGCGGCCTGAGGTATGGGCCGGCCGGTTCCCACACATCGAGCGGCGTCGGAGAGTTTGTCTTGGAGGCGAGGTGGAGGTACTGCACCGTGCGCGCGTAGCTCGCCTTGAGCGAGGTCCCCTTGTCGAGCGAGAAGCGCAGCGAGGCGCGCGGCTCCAGCGCGCCGTACGCCTGCACCTTCTCTCCCGCGCCGTACCGCGTGCTGTCCACCACCGCCCCCGGCTCGTAGCGCCCGAGCAATGAGTCGTATACCAGCGGCTGGTCGTTGGCGTAGCGAAAGACCGTCGCCGTCCCTGTGCGCACGAAGCCGGAGAGGCGCGCACCGTAGCGAATCGCCCAGCGTTCGCCAAACTCGCGCTCCTCGCCCAGGTACAGTGCACCGGCCATCGCGCTGCGCTCCGGCACCTTCTTGCGGGCGAGGTTCGACTCGCCCAGCGGCTTCACCTCGCCGGGCGAGAAGCCGTGCAACGTCCCCTGCACACCGAACTCCAGCCGATGCCCGGGTGACAGATGCAACGACTCATCAATCTTGAGGTCGAGGCTCTTCACGCGCGCCGTCCACTGCGTGGAGTCGTTCCCGATCGGGAAGGTGAGGCGATAGTCGTAGTTGCTCGCCGCCAGCGTGACCTTGGAGTACAGCCGGTCGCGCACGATCTCGTTCCAGCGCAACGTTCCCGACTTGTTCCCCCACCCGGCGCCGAACTGGTCGCCGACGCCAAAGCGGTCGCGCCCGAAGAAACCGGAGGCCACCAGCATCCCATGCTCGCCTAACGGCTTTGTCACCTTGGCATTGAGGTCGTAGAAGTAGGCGACGGAGTTACGGATGTCGGGATCGCTCGAGGCCTTGGTGAAGACATCGGCATAGGAGCGGCGCGCCGCGACCAGCCACGACCCCTTTCCCTTGAGCGGCCCTTCGACGGCCAAGCGCGATGCGAGCAGCCCCAGCGTCGCCGACGCGGCAAACTCGTTCGCGTTCCCCTCGCGCTGCCGCAGGTCCACCACCGACGACAGGCGCCCGCCGAAGCGCGGCGGGATCGCTCCCTTGTACAGCGTCGCATCATCGACGGCGTCCGAGTTGAACACCGAGAGGAAGCCAAGAATGTGCGACGGGTTGTAGATCGTCGCCTCGTCGAGGAGGATCAGGTTCTGGTCCGACCCGCCGCCGCGCACGTTGATCGCCGTGGTGAAGTCGCTGGAGGACGACACACCGGGGAGCAGCGTGAGCGATCGGATGGGATCCACCTCGCCCAGCGCCGCAGGAACCTGACGCAACGTTTGCACATCGAGACGCGCGATGCTCATCTCCGGCGACTTGGGGTCGATGTCGGCCTGCTCGTTGGTAGCGGTCACCGCGACGGTCGCCAGCGTCACCTGGCTGCGCACCAGCATGACGTCGAGCGTCTGCGATGCGGTGAGCGAGATGGTCGTGTCAAACGGGGCGAAGCCGATGGCACGAACCTCCACGCGATGACGGCCCGCGGCGAGCGCGAGGAAGTACACCCCTTCCTCGTTGCTTTCGACCGATATGCTGCGGTCGGCCACCACGCGTGCGTGGCGCACAACTTCACGCGACTCGGCGCTGCGCAACGTGCCGGAGATGCGGAGCGGGGCGGTTCCCTGGGCGGTGAGGAGCCCGGCCGAGCGCGCGAGGCGCGCTGGCACGGCGGGGGCGGCGAGCAGCAGGACCGCTGCCGCGCACGCGCGTCGCGCGGTGTGCATCACACGGCCGGGGCGTGGCCGGATTGGAAACGTGCAGATGGGCACGGGAGAACGACGAGTTGCAGGTGACGGAGGTCGCGGGATACTGGAGGTACACACCGAATGTACTCGGCGATCCACCTCCGCCCCTCGACTACGGGGCACGTTCCGTCCCAGTGTCGCGCTTCGGCGTCCTCGGCCGTGCGACTACGACGTCCGTCTGGCCCGTGGCGCGTCGGTGGAGAGGCGCCGCAGCGCCTCGCGCGCCTCTCGTACCGTCGGCTGCAGGACCTGGTCGCCACCGCTCCAGGCGCGCTCGACGTAGAGGTAGCTGTCGATGGCGGCCGGGCGGTTGCCCAGGCGCTCCTGGACGCGGGCGCGCTCGAGCATCCATAGCACGCGCGTGGCGTCGTTGGCGGAGTACGGGCGCGCCAGAATTGCCGCCGCGGCGTTGTCCTGACGCTTGGCCGACAGGATTCTGGCGCGCAGCAGGTGGAGTGCGCCGCAGCCAACCTGACAGACGGAGTCGGGCCGGTCGAGCGCCGAGAGCGCCGCCGCGGTGTCGCGCCGGGCCAGCGCCACGAGCCCCGGGAGCAGCACGCGCAGCGTCGGATGCGCGCGCTCCCTCCTGGCGGCGACTTCCGACACGAGTCGTTGCAGCTGCACGGTATCTTCACGTGCGCTCCACCACATCGCCTGCCCGACGGAGACGGCGAGGTCGGCCGGGTCCATTCCCCATCCGCGCATCATCTGGTCGGCGCTATCGATTGGCATCGCGCCCGCCAGCGCGACCTGCGCAAGCAGGGGCGCCTGCGATCGCGTGAGAAATGTCCGCGCTTCCGCCATGTGCCCGCGCAGGAGGAGCAGGTTGCCGAATCGCCAGCGGAGCCCGTCCATGATTGGCTCGGGGAGGCCGCCCCTCTGCGCGGACTGCAGTCCCGCCCGAAACAGGTGCACCGCCCCTTCGGTGGAATCGAGAAGCGGGCTGGCAACCTGGGCAAGGTTGGACTGCAACGCGAAGTCGCGCGAGCGGCCGACCGCTTCGATGCGCGCGACGGCGTCCGGGGTGCGGTCGAGCAGGTCGCGCACCAACCGCAACGCTGTACTCACGTCACCGTCCGGCGCAGCGCCGATGAACAGCGCTATGGCGCGGCGCATGGCTGGCTCGTCCTGGTCGCTGGCGGCAACAGTCGTCAGGTGCAACGCTGCCGGCACGAACGTCGAGTCCAACGACAACGCCTGCTGAAAGGCATCGCGTGCCCCTCGGGCGCCGGAAAGACTCGGCGCGATGCGCTCGGTGAAGTGAAAGCGCGCATCGCCCAGCTTGAACCAGACCTCGGGATCATCGCCAAAGCGGGAGGTCGCGTCCTCCAGGACGCGCGTCATGCGCACAACTTGCGCGTACGGCGCAAGGACGGTGTAGTCCGACTGGGCGAGCATCGCAGCACCAAACAGCGAGTCGGTGGCAACGAGCACGCTATCCCGCGGCGCGAGGCGGTGGTTCATCGCTCCCGCGCGCACCAGGAAGTGATATCCCTCCTCGTTCACGCGGGCGTCGGGTTGAAGCTTCCATCCCAGTGAATTGCCAAGTCGACGAAAGGCGAGTGCGAAAGTGCTGTCGGCGCCAATCGCCACGCGATACATCGCCGCCGCCGTGTCCCATTGCGCGCGTCGGTAGAACTGCTCGCCCCGCAGGTAGGCCTTGATCGCGGGGAGCGACGACGAGCCCATGGTGCCACGCCGTGCGTCGCCAGCGTTGGTCGTCCCACGCAGCTGTGCGAGTACGGCGAGCGACAGCGTATCGGCGAGTCGATCGATGCGTGACGTCTCGCCCATCAGGTCGATGTCGGTGCCGACCGGTACGTTGCGCTCGGCGTCGAGGATGGTGGCGCGCAGGCGCACGGAGTCCTTTCCGGCGGCGACCACCGATCCGTGCAACGCCAGCGTGGCATGCACCTGCCGGGCGAGCGCGAGGGCGGTCTCGCGGTCGCCGCGCGCACGTGCGGGCCAGGCGCGCAGCGTGGTGGAGGGAGCAACCGTGCGCAGCGCCCCGGCCCCGTCGAGCGCGGTCGCGAGGAGGTCGACGAGTCCTTCGCGGTACTCGTCGTGTGCGCCGATCACGTCGAAGGGGGCGATGACGAGGATGTCTGCAGCGTCCGGCGCGTGCCGTCGATCGGGGGGAGCGCTCCGGGGCAGCCAACGCACGGCGGCGACAGCCAGGAGCAGCACGGCGACCACCGCCGCGACGATACGCGCCCGGCGCCCTCCGATCATCGAACGTGAGGGATCTTCGCCAACGGCATCGTTCCCGACCTTCTTCTTGCCGGAGACGGTGCCGGATTGCCAGAGGGCATCCTGCAGCGCGCCGGCACTCGCGAACCGTTCGTTAGGCTCCTTGGCCAGCAACTGTGCGATGATCGCGGCGAGCTCCGGCGGGACGTCGTCGCGCGCGTCGGCAAGCGAGGGCGGTGGCGCGACCATGTGCTGCCGAATCAGGTCCGCCGACGAACTCCCGCTGAACGGCGGACGCCCGGCCAGCATCTCGTAGCCCACGACGCCGAGGGAGTAGAGATCGCTGCGGCCGTCGAGGTCGCGCTCCCCGGCCGCTTGCTCCGGCGACATGTAGCCCGGCGTCCCGATCGACATCCCGACCTGCGTGAGCCGCGTGGCATTGCCTGCCGCCTGGTCAGGGGCCAACGACGAAATGCCGAAATCGGCCAGCACCGCCAGCCCGTTCGAGAGCAGGATGTTCTCCGGCTTTATGTCGCGATGGACGATCCCCTGGCCGTGCGCATAGGCCAGAGCCGATGACGGCTCCCGGAGGATGCGGCGGGCATCGGCGACCGGGAGCGCCCCCTCGCGATCGAGCCGGTGCCGCAACGTCTCGCCCTCGACGTAGGGAGTGACGTAGTAGAGGAACTCCCCGGCCACTCCCGCCGAGAGGACAGGGAGGAGGTGCGGATGCTGCAGGCGCGCCGTGACCTCGGCTTCGCGCTGGAAGCGCGTCGCCGTCAGCGTGGTCGCGACCTCGGGGGCGAGGACCTTGATGACGACGCGCCGTCCGAGCGCGCGCTCGGTGGCGAGGAAGACCCGGCTCATGCCGCCCCCTCCAAGCTCTCGCTCGACGCGATAGCTCGCGCCAAGTGCGGATTGCAGGTCGTGCAGCACGGGGGGGCGGTGCGGGAGGGACGTCTGCCTGGAGGACCACAACGTTGTGCTCCCGCGAGCCATGGCGCTACCCCGACAGGTGCGATCGGCAAGAGCGGATGCGCGCGAGCGCTGCCAATCCCCCGTCACCCCCTAGATTGGATGTGCCGGCATCGCACCCATGCCTTCACCTCGCGGCGCAACACAACCCCGCGCCCAGCCGCTCATGCTCATCGTCCACGTGTACGTCCACGTCCTTCCCGATCAAGTCGATCCCTTCATCGCCGCCTCGCGCGAGAACGCGCGGCAGAGCGTGCAGGAGCCCGGCGTCGTCCGCTTCGACCTGATTCAACAGGAGGACGATCCCACACGCTTCGTGCTCGTGGAGATCTACCGCACCCCCGAGGATCCCGCGCGCCACAAGGCCACGGCGCACTACGCCACGTGGCGCAACGCCGTCGAGCCGATGATGGCCGAGCCACGCCGCAGCACGAAGTACCACGCCCTCGCCCCCCACGCCGCCTGGTGGGAGTACCCGGGGTGAGCCTCGCCTTCGTCTTCGCCGCCCCCACGCGCCTCGTGATCGGCGCGGGGCGTCTCGCCGGGTGCGCGGCGAATGTGCAGGGCGTCGGGCGGCGCGCCCTCGTTATGCAGGGAGGGAGCGGGCGCGCCGCGGGAAGGGGAGTCCCATCGTCTTGAGCGATGCGGGATTGGCGGAGTTGCTGGGCGCGGCGGTATAGTCTGGGCACACGCCCTCCCTCCATCCCGTTCCCGTTGTCCCAGGCCAGTCCCACACCCGCGGCAGGCGCGCTGCGCCCGGCGCCTGACGCACCAACACCGAGCACCGCCCGCGCCCTCGTGGCGCGGTTCTCCCCCGTGCTCGGGCTCGTGGCGGTGGTGCTCATCTTCACGCTCCTCTCCGACGAACCCGGGCGCTTCCTCTCGGCGTTCAACCTGCGCGTCGTCCTGTCACAGACGGTGATCACCGCGCTGGGCGCGATCGGGATGACGATGATCGTGGTGGGGGGCGGGATCGACCTCTCGGTGGGGGCGTCGATCGCGTTGACCGGGGTGCTGGCGGCGACGGGGTTGCGCGACGGCTGGTCGCCGCCGATGGCGGTGGCGGCGGCGGTTGCGGCTGGCGGTATCATCGGGCTGCTGAACGGGGCGGTGATCACCGCGCTGCGCGTGGTCCCCTTCATCGTCACGCTGGGGATGCTGGGGACGGCGCGCGGGACGGCGAAGTGGCTCGCCGGCGAGCAGACCGTGAACGTCCCCGCGACCTGGATCAACGACCTCGTCGTGACGATGCCCAAGCCCGCCTGGCTCATCCTTCCGGTTGGCGTGTGGATCGTCATCGCCCTCGCGGTCATTGTGGCGCTGGTACTGCGCAACACCGTCTTCGGGCGGCGGATCTTCGCGTTAGGCTCCAACGAGGCGGCGGCGCGTGCCTGTGGCATCGACACCACGCGCCTCAAGCTGGCCATCTATGGCTGCGCCGGGTGCCTCTTCGGGCTCACCGGGGTGATGCAGGTCTCCCGCCTGCGCCAGGGCGACCCCACGGTGGCCAATGGCGCGGAGCTGGACATCATTGCCGCGGTGGTCATTGGCGGCGGTTCGCTGAGCGGCGGCGAGGGGAGCATTGCCGGCTCGTTGATTGGCGCGCTGATCATGGCCTTCTTGCGCAACGGCTGCCAGCAGATGGGATGGCCCAATTACATCCAGGAGATCATTATCGGCGTGATCATCGTCCTCGCGGTGGCGCTCGACCGGGCGCGGCTGGCATGGGCGGAACGGAGCGCGGCATGACCACGCCGCACCTGCCACGGGTGGATGCGCACATTCACCTGTGGGATCCCGAAGTGCTCTCATACCCCTGGCTGCAGGCGCACGCGTCGCTGGCGCGCCGCTTCCTCCCCGAGGACTATGGTAGCCTAAATGGTGGCAGCGCCCGCCCGGTGGACGCGGTGGTGGCGGTGGAGGGCAATGTGCGCGATGGTGCGGGCGTGGTCGAGGCCGCGTGGCTCGACTGGGTGGCGGCGATGGATCCACGCATTGCCGGCATCGTTGCCTACGTGGACATGCTCGATGACCCTCGGCGCGACCACGCCTTCACCGCGCTTCGGCGCATGCCGCGTGTGGTTGGGGTTCGCCACAACATCCAGGGCCATCCGGCAGGATTCTCGACACAGCCGCGCTTCGTGGCCGGCGTGCGTGCCGTCGCGGCCGCCGGCTATCCGTTCGACCTCTGCGCCACGGCGTCGCAACTGGGAGAAGTGCGCGCGCTCGTCGAGCGTTGTCCGGAAGTCCACTTCATCCTCGATCACTGCGGGAAGCCCGACATCGGCCACGGATCGTTCGACGCCTGGCGCCGGGACATCGACGCCATTGCGGCTCACGACACGGTGACGTGCAAGCTGTCGGGTCTCTTCACGCAGTGCGCGCCCGACCCGTGCGACGAGCGCGCAATTCGCCCGTACCTGCGACATGTCGTCGAGATCTTCGGGCCGCGCCGAGTGATGTATGCCTCCGATTGGCCGGTGTGCACGCTGGCGGGGAGCGCCGACGCGTGGCACGCGCTGGTGTGCGACGTGGTCGGCGGACTCTGCTCGCGCCACGAGCGCGACGAGATCTTCGGGGGAACCGCGATTCGCGCCTATCGACTCACCATCACGACGCCCGCATGACGCACACACCACTCCCGTCATCGCTTGCCCTCACCGATCGCGTCGCCATCGTCACCGGCGGGAGTTCGGGAATCGGGCAGGCCATTGCCCGCCTCCTGGCCGAGCGAGGGGCTCGTGTCGCCATCCTCGACATCGCCGACGCCGGCCAGACAGTGGATGCGATCATCGCCGCCGGCGCCCATGCGTTGCAGCTGACGTGCGACGTCACGAACCAGCAGGGAGTCGAAGTCGCCTTTCGCGAGGTGGCCGACCGGCTCGGCGCGCTCGACATCCTCGTCAACAGTGCCGGCGTCGCGCACGTCGGCAATGTGGTCCAGACCACTGAGGCCGACCTCGATCGCGTCTACGCGGTCAACGTGAAGGGGGTCTACAACTGCCTCCGCTCCGGCGTGCTGGCCATGAAGGAGCGTGGCGGCGTGATCCTGAATATCGCATCCGTCGCCTCGTCCATCGGGCTCGCGGACCGCTTCGCCTACTCGATGAGCAAGGGCGCGGTGCTCACCATGACGTACTCGGTGGCTCGCGACTACGTCCACGAGAAGATCCGATGCAACTGCGTTGCGCCAGCGCGCGTCCACACGCCCTTTGTCGACAGCTTCCTCGCCCGCTCCTATCCCGGGCGCGAGGCGGAGATGTTCGAGGCGCTCTCCCGCACCCAGCCCATCGGGCGCATGGGGACGCCCGGCGAGATTGCCGAACTCGCCGCGTTTCTCTGTTCCGACGCGGCCGCCTTCATCACCGGGACCAACGTCGCGATCGATGGCGGTTTCGTCTCGCTCAAGATGTGAGCGGCATGCCCCACCGCCTAACGCCCTCCTGCTGACCATGCCCGCCCAGCGCTCGCGTCGCATCATACGCGTCGAGGCTCGAGACGTGCGCTTCCCCACATCGGCGGCGCTCGATGGTTCCGACGCGATGAACCCCGATCCCGACTACTCGGCGGCCTACGTCATCCTGCACACCGATGCGGGCGACGGGATCGAGGGGCACGGGCTCACCTTCACCATCGGGCGCGGCAACGAGCTGTGCGTCGCGGCAATCGAGGCGCTCGCGCCGCTGGTGCGCGGGCGCGACCTGGCCGACATCACGTCCGACATGGGGAGCTTCTGGCGCGGTATCACTTCCGACTCGCAGCTTCGCTGGGTCGGCCCGGAGAAGGGCGTCATCCATCTCGCCACGGCGGCGCTGGTGAACGCCGTGTGGGACCTGTGGGCCAAGGTCGAGGGAAAGCCGCTCTGGAGGCTCCTCGCCGACATGACGCCGGAGGAGGTCGTGCACTGCATCGACTTCCGCTACATCACCGATGCGCTCACGCCGGATGAGGCGCTGGCGATCCTGCGTCGCCATCGCCCCACGCGCGCCGCGCGCGAGGCGGAGCTGCTGCGCGACGGCTATCCGGCCTACACGACGTCTGCAGGATGGCTTGGCTACTCGGACGAGAAGATTCGCCAGCTCTGTCGCGATGGCATCGCCGAGGGGTGGTCGCACTTCAAGATCAAGGTTGGGAGAGACCTCGCGGACGACATCCGGCGCGCGTCGATCATTCGCGACGTGATTGGCCCCGGCCGCAAGCTCATGGTCGACGCCAACCAGGTGTGGGACGTGGGGGAGGCGATCGAGTGGGTGAAGGCGCTCGCGCCGTTCGATCCGTGGTGGATCGAGGAGCCGACGTCGCCCGACGACGTGCTGGGGCACGCCGCCATCGCGCGCGCCGTTGCCCCCATCGGCGTCGCCACCGGCGAGCACTGCCAGAACCGCGTGGTGTTCAAGCAGCTGATGCAGGCGGGGGCCATCCGCTTCTGCCAGGTGGATGCCTGCCGCCTTGGCGGCGTGAACGAAGTGCTGGCGGTGTTGCTCCTGGCGGCAAAGCACGGGATCCCTGTCTGCCCGCACGCCGGCGGCGTGGGGCTGTGCGAGTACGTGCAGCACCTCTCGATCTTCGACTACCTGTGCGTGAGTGCCTCGCTCCACGACCGGCTCATCGAGTACGTCGATCACCTGCACGAGCACTTCGTCGACCCGGTGGTGATGCGGAACGGGCGCTACGTCCCGCCGCAGGCGCCGGGATACAGCATCACGATGAAACGGGAGAGTCTCGACGCATACGCCTTCCCCGATGGACCGGTGTGGAGCCAGCGCCGTGCAGCGATGGCGAACCTCGCGGCGGGCGGTGACGCATGAGCGCGCACGGCGCGACGACGATGAGGGCCGCGGTCCTCGTCGACGTGAACCGACTCGAGGTGCGCGACGTGCCGCGCATCGACCCGTCGCCCCATGAAGTCCTGGTGAAGGTGGAGGCGGTGGGGCTGTGCGGCACCGACGTCCATATCGTCGAGGGGCACGCCAACTACAACGCCGACGAGCGGGGGCGGCTGCGCTCGCTGCGCGAGTCACCGCAGGTCCTCGGTCACGAGATTGCCGGCGTGGTGGCCGAGTGTGGGAGCGCGGTGCGCGACCTTGCGCCTGGCGACCGCGTCATCGTCGACCAGGGGCGAAGTTGCGTGAGCGAGTGGCGCACGCCGCGCTGCGAGTACTGCGCCAGCGGTGACTCCCACCAGTGCGAGTGGTACCGCGAGCACGGCATCACTGGCCTCCTGGGCGGCTTCGCCGACTTCGTCACCGTTCCCGCCGTCAACGCCGTGCGGCTGCGCACCGCGCTCCCCGCGGACCAGGCGGCGCTCACGGAGCCACTCGGTTGCGTCATCCACGCCGCCGATCTCATGGCGCGCGCCAGCGCTCGTTATGCACTCGGCGCCCGCGGCGACCATCGGGTCCGCACCATTATCATCTGTGGTGGCGGCCCGGCGGGGATCCTCTTCGTGCAGTACCTGCGCCGCGTGGCCGGTTTTGACGGGCAAGTGCTCGTGAGCGAGCCGAGCGCGCTGCGGCGGGCGCTCGTGGAACGCTTTGGCGCCGAGGCGATCGACCCGACGACGTCCGATCTCGTGTCCGAGGTGGCCAACCGCACCGCCGGCCGACGGGCCGAGCTGCTCATCGAGGCGTCGGGCGCGGGCCCTGTCTTCGCGATGATCCCGGGGCTCGTGCGCAAGCAGGCCACCGTGCTGTTGTACGGGCACGGCCATGCCGGCGTCGACCTCAGCGTCATGAACCAGGTGCAGTTCCTCGAACCCACGCTGGTGTCGCCGGTGGGCGCCTCGGGAGGGCATGCGGCTGACGGGCGCCCGCTCACGTATGCCCGCGCATTGCAGCTGCTGGAAGACGGGGTGATCGACGTCGCCCCCATCGTGTCCCATCGCTACGCCTCGCTCGAGGCGCTGCCAGATGTCTTCGCGGGCGCGTACAAGCGCCCAGACTTCGTGAAGGGAGTCCTGACCCTA comes from the Gemmatimonadaceae bacterium genome and includes:
- a CDS encoding glucose 1-dehydrogenase encodes the protein MTHTPLPSSLALTDRVAIVTGGSSGIGQAIARLLAERGARVAILDIADAGQTVDAIIAAGAHALQLTCDVTNQQGVEVAFREVADRLGALDILVNSAGVAHVGNVVQTTEADLDRVYAVNVKGVYNCLRSGVLAMKERGGVILNIASVASSIGLADRFAYSMSKGAVLTMTYSVARDYVHEKIRCNCVAPARVHTPFVDSFLARSYPGREAEMFEALSRTQPIGRMGTPGEIAELAAFLCSDAAAFITGTNVAIDGGFVSLKM
- a CDS encoding L-fuconate dehydratase, producing the protein MRFPTSAALDGSDAMNPDPDYSAAYVILHTDAGDGIEGHGLTFTIGRGNELCVAAIEALAPLVRGRDLADITSDMGSFWRGITSDSQLRWVGPEKGVIHLATAALVNAVWDLWAKVEGKPLWRLLADMTPEEVVHCIDFRYITDALTPDEALAILRRHRPTRAAREAELLRDGYPAYTTSAGWLGYSDEKIRQLCRDGIAEGWSHFKIKVGRDLADDIRRASIIRDVIGPGRKLMVDANQVWDVGEAIEWVKALAPFDPWWIEEPTSPDDVLGHAAIARAVAPIGVATGEHCQNRVVFKQLMQAGAIRFCQVDACRLGGVNEVLAVLLLAAKHGIPVCPHAGGVGLCEYVQHLSIFDYLCVSASLHDRLIEYVDHLHEHFVDPVVMRNGRYVPPQAPGYSITMKRESLDAYAFPDGPVWSQRRAAMANLAAGGDA
- a CDS encoding alcohol dehydrogenase catalytic domain-containing protein; translation: MSAHGATTMRAAVLVDVNRLEVRDVPRIDPSPHEVLVKVEAVGLCGTDVHIVEGHANYNADERGRLRSLRESPQVLGHEIAGVVAECGSAVRDLAPGDRVIVDQGRSCVSEWRTPRCEYCASGDSHQCEWYREHGITGLLGGFADFVTVPAVNAVRLRTALPADQAALTEPLGCVIHAADLMARASARYALGARGDHRVRTIIICGGGPAGILFVQYLRRVAGFDGQVLVSEPSALRRALVERFGAEAIDPTTSDLVSEVANRTAGRRAELLIEASGAGPVFAMIPGLVRKQATVLLYGHGHAGVDLSVMNQVQFLEPTLVSPVGASGGHAADGRPLTYARALQLLEDGVIDVAPIVSHRYASLEALPDVFAGAYKRPDFVKGVLTL